A single window of Gossypium hirsutum isolate 1008001.06 chromosome A10, Gossypium_hirsutum_v2.1, whole genome shotgun sequence DNA harbors:
- the LOC107925128 gene encoding berberine bridge enzyme-like 21, whose protein sequence is MAISKLLLVFFSLVFFNLSFSWAASDPTYQSLLQCLSEIIPSPNVSAVIVSNNNPSFASILESRIHNARFNRTSTLKPAIIITPSDESHVSAAVICSQKVGFQLKIRSGGHDYEALSYTSDKPFFLLDMYNLRDVSIDIPDESAWVQTGATLGELYYHIWEKSNVHGFPAGVCPTVGVGGHIGGAGYGTMIRKYGLTTDYVIDAKIVNVNGKILDRKAMGEDLFWAIRGAGGANFGVVTAYKIKLVKVPEKVTVFRVERFLDDNGTEVAFKWQTVGATTDPNLFTRMLLQPNTKDKQTTVKVTVMGLYLGDINGLLTLLNKDFPELRLNKENCTEMPWIDSVLWWANFDLGTPPNVLLDRNNKDTKFVKRKSDYVQTPIPKDGLESLWQKMVQNEKVGLTGNSYGGKMDEIDTKESAFPHRKGNLYKIQYSINWDDPSNEADIKYTTQAKAVHEFMTQFVSKNPRRAYLNYRDIDIGSAKTWSYEEGKVYGESYFAENFDRLVDVKTAVDPNNFFRNEQSIPPRSTKTA, encoded by the coding sequence atggcAATATCAAAGCTATTGCTTGTGTttttctctcttgtgttcttCAACCTTTCATTTTCATGGGCAGCTTCGGATCCTACATATCAATCCCTTCTTCAATGCTTGAGTGAAATCATTCCCTCCCCTAATGTATCCGCCGTTATCGTCTCTAACAACAATCCTTCCTTTGCATCCATTTTGGAATCACGTATCCATAACGCTCGATTCAATAGGACTTCGACGCTTAAACCGGCTATCATCATTACTCCATCGGACGAATCCCATGTTTCAGCAGCGGTAATATGTTCCCAAAAGGTTGGTTTCCAGCTCAAAATCCGTAGCGGCGGACATGATTACGAAGCGTTATCTTATACTTCCGATAAACCCTTTTTTCTCCTCGACATGTATAATCTTCGGGACGTATCTATCGATATACCAGACGAGTCAGCCTGGGTTCAAACTGGTGCGACACTCGGTGAACTTTATTATCATATATGGGAAAAGAGTAATGTCCATGGATTTCCTGCCGGGGTTTGTCCTACGGTTGGTGTCGGTGGACATATCGGTGGTGCCGGTTACGGTACCATGATAAGAAAATATGGTTTAACAACAGATTATGTTATTGATGCCAAGATAGTTAACGTCAACGGAAAAATTCTAGACCGAAAAGCCATGGGAGAGGATCTTTTTTGGGCTATAAGAGGCGCAGGTGGAGCGAACTTCGGCGTTGTTACAGCTTATAAGATTAAACTCGTTAAAGTACCAGAAAAGGTCACTGTTTTCAGAGTCGAACGATTCTTAGACGATAATGGCACCGAAGTTGCCTTCAAATGGCAAACCGTCGGCGCCACAACCGATCCAAATCTCTTCACGAGAATGCTTTTACAACCCAATACGAAAGACAAGCAAACAACGGTGAAAGTGACGGTCATGGGACTGTATTTAGGTGACATCAATGGCCTTTTAACCTTATTGAACAAAGATTTCCCTGAACTACGTTTAAACAAAGAGAATTGCACTGAGATGCCGTGGATTGACTCAGTTCTTTGGTGGGCAAATTTCGATTTAGGTACACCACCAAACGTATTGTTGGATCGAAACAATAAAGACACTAAATTCGTGAAAAGGAAATCAGATTATGTTCAAACACCGATACCTAAAGATGGGTTGGAATCATTATGGCAAAAGATGGTTCAAAATGAAAAAGTGGGATTGACTGGTAATTCATACGGTGGTAAAATGGATGAAATCGATACTAAAGAGAGTGCATTCCCCCATCGGAAAGGGAATTTGTATAAGATACAATACTCTATAAATTGGGATGATCCTAGTAATGAAGCTGATATTAAGTACACGACTCAAGCCAAAGCCGTTCACGAGTTTATGACTCAGTTCGTGTCCAAGAATCCTAGGAGGGCTTATTTGAATTACAGGGACATTGATATTGGTTCTGCTAAGACTTGGAGCTATGAAGAAGGTAAAGTGTATGGTGAGAGTTATTTTGCCGAAAATTTTGATAGGCTGGTCGACGTGAAGACCGCTGTTGATCCGAACAACTTCTTTAGGAACGAGCAAAGCATCCCTCCTCGCTCCACTAAAACGGCTTAG
- the LOC107924987 gene encoding berberine bridge enzyme-like 19 encodes MSNSMAISLLFSLLFLNISISSAASNPTYQSLLQCLSQSINPSQNVSTILFSNTNPSYASVLQAYIRNARFNTSSTPKPVIIITPLEESHVSAAVICSQKVGFQLKIRSGGHDYEGLSYVSDKPFFVLDMFNLRSISIDMTDESAWVETGATLGELYYNIWEKSNVHGFPAGLCPTVGVGGHLSGAGYGTLMRKYGLSSDYIVDAKIVNVDGKILDRKAMGEDLFWAIRGGGAASFGVVLAYKVKLVRVPETVTVFRLERLLADNATDIALKWQSIAPTTDENLFTRMLLQPVTRNRQRTMRVTVIGQYLGNADGVVALLSKDFPELGLKNENCTEMTWIDSVLWWANFDAGTPPTALLDRNVNDADFLKRKSDYVQTPISKNGLESLWQKMVELGNVGLACNAYGGRMDEIDDKETPFPHRKGNLYKIQYSVNWNEPGNETEMNRTSQAKALHEFMTQFVSKNPRRAYLNYRDIDIGVAENWSYEEGKVYGESYFAGNYERLVDVKTAVDPNNFFRNEQSIPPRTK; translated from the coding sequence ATGTCAAATTCAATGGCGATTTCACttctattttctcttcttttcctcaACATTTCCATTTCATCCGCAGCCTCCAACCCTACTTACCAATCGCTTCTCCAATGCTTAAGCCAATCCATTAATCCTTCCCAAAATGTTTCCACCATTCTCTTCTCCAACACCAACCCTTCTTACGCATCAGTTTTGCAAGCGTACATTCGTAACGCTCGGTTCAACACCTCTTCGACGCCTAAACCGGTCATCATCATCACTCCATTGGAAGAATCCCATGTTTCCGCAGCCGTAATCTGTTCTCAGAAAGTCGGTTTTCAGCTCAAAATTCGTAGCGGCGGTCATGATTACGAAGGGTTATCTTATGTTTCCGATAAACCCTTCTTTGTACTCGACATGTTTAACCTTCGGTCTATATCTATCGATATGACGGACGAGTCTGCTTGGGTTGAAACCGGTGCGACACTCGGTGAACTTTATTATAATATATGGGAAAAGAGCAACGTCCATGGATTTCCGGCTGGGTTATGTCCTACCGTCGGCGTTGGTGGCCACCTTAGCGGAGCCGGTTACGGTACTTTGATGAGGAAATACGGTTTATCTTCGGACTATATCGTCGATGCTAAGATAGTTAATGTCGACGGTAAAATTCTAGACCGTAAAGCCATGGGAGAGGATCTTTTTTGGGCTATAAGAGGCGGTGGAGCAGCCAGTTTTGGTGTCGTTTTAGCTTATAAAGTTAAACTAGTTCGTGTACCGGAAACGGTCACCGTTTTCAGACTCGAAAGATTATTAGCTGATAACGCTACTGACATTGCTTTAAAATGGCAATCCATTGCTCCGACGACCGATGAAAATCTCTTCACGAGAATGCTGTTGCAGCCGGTTACAAGAAACCGGCAAAGGACGATGAGAGTGACGGTGATCGGACAGTATTTAGGGAACGCCGACGGTGTCGTAGCTTTATTAAGCAAAGATTTCCCTGAGTTAGGTTTAAAAAACGAGAACTGCACAGAGATGACATGGATTGACTCAGTTCTTTGGTGGGCAAATTTCGATGCCGGAACACCACCGACAGCTTTGCTTGACCGGAACGTTAACGACGCCGATTTCTTAAAGAGGAAATCGGATTACGTTCAGACTCCGATTTCCAAAAATGGGTTGGAATCATTATGGCAAAAGATGGTCGAATTAGGAAACGTGGGATTAGCATGCAACGCATACGGTGGAAGAATGGACGAAATCGACGATAAAGAAACACCGTTCCCACATCGGAAAGGGAATTTGTATAAGATACAGTACTCAGTGAACTGGAACGAGCCGGGGAATGAAACGGAGATGAATCGGACGAGTCAAGCGAAAGCACTTCATGAGTTCATGACTCAGTTCGTGTCGAAGAACCCAAGGAGAGCTTACTTGAATTATAGGGACATTGACATTGGTGTGGCAGAAAATTGGAGCTATGAAGAAGGTAAAGTATATGGGGAGAGTTATTTCGCCGGAAATTATGAGAGGTTGGTCGACGTGAAAACCGCCGTCGATCCTAACAACTTTTTCAGAAATGAACAAAGCATTCCTCCTCGTACTAAGTGA
- the LOC107925053 gene encoding LOW QUALITY PROTEIN: probable pre-mRNA-splicing factor ATP-dependent RNA helicase DEAH5 (The sequence of the model RefSeq protein was modified relative to this genomic sequence to represent the inferred CDS: substituted 1 base at 1 genomic stop codon) produces the protein MASSPAQDDALKKLEFLSLVSKVSSDLESHVGFADKVLAEFITDMGRHSNTVYEFDAKLKENGAELPDYFVRTLLTIIHAILPPKPKAADKDSKAENTGDGKKSKFKALAIADDKDTAKELEKEIEMEMRDRKDKDRDRDRDKRDRDRDRDRDRDRDRDRSRHRDRYKEEEEEEDRRDYGIRGTRDNEDDRDFRNRGRNRDRDNVERDEDGGRSNGKYRDNEPELYKVYKGRVSRVMDSGCFVELNELRGKEGLVHVSQMASRRIPNAKDVVKRDQEVYVKVISISGQKLSLSMRDVDQNTGRDLLPLKKSSDDDSFRTNPSGGKEGPVTRTGLSGIRILEDEDAAPSRRPLKRMSSPERWEAKQLIASGVLRLDEYPMYDEDGDGMLYQEEGAEEELEIEMNEDEPAFLQGQTRYSVDMSPVKIFKNPEGSLSRAAALQSALIKERREVREQQQRTMLDSIPKDLNRPWEDPMPETGERHLAQELRGVGLSAYDMPEWKKDAYGKALTFGQRSKLSIQEQRQSLPIYXLKKELIQAVHDNQVLVVIGETGSGKTTQVTQYLAEAGYTTRGKIGCTQPLRVAAMSVAKRVAEEFGCRLGEEVGYAIRFEDCTGPDTVIKYMTDGMLLREILIDENLSQYSVIMLDEAHERTIHTDVLFGLLKQLVKRRPDLRLIVTSATLDAEKFSGYFFNCNIFTIPGRTFPVEILYTKQPESDYLDAALITVLQIHLTEPEGDILLFLTGQEEIDFACQSLYERMKGLGKNVPELIILPVYSALPSEMQSRIFDPAPPGKRKVVVATNIAEASLTIDGIFYVVDPGFAKQNVYNPKQGLDSLIITPISQASAKQRAGRAGRTGPGKCYRLYTESAYRNEMSPTTIPEIQRINLGMITLQMKAMGINDLLSFDFMDPPPPQALISAMEQLYSLGALDEEGLLTKLGRKMAEFPLDPPLSKMLLASVDLGCSDEILTIIAMIQTGNIFYRPREKQAQADQKRAKFFQPEGDHLTVLAVYEAWKAKNFSGPWCFENFVQSRSLRRAQDVRKQLLSIMDKYKLDVVCAGKNFTKIRKAITAGFFFHAARKDPQEGYRTLVENQPVYIHPSSALFQRQPDWVIYHELVMTTKEYMREVTVVDPKWLVELAPRFFKVADPTKMSKRKRQERIEPLYDRYHEPNSWRLSKRRA, from the exons ATGGCATCATCGCCTGCCCAGGACGATGCTTTGAAGAAACTCGAATTTCTCTCTCTCGTCTCCAAAGTCAGTTCCGACCTCGAGAGCCATGTTGGGTTTGCCGATAAGGTTTTGGCCGAATTCATCACCGACATGGGCCGTCACTCTAACACTGTCTATGAATTCGATGCCAAGCTCAAAGAAAACGGTGCCGAGTTGCCCGATTACTTCGTTCGCACGCTTCTCACTATTATCCACGCGATCCTGCCTCCGAAACCCAAAGCCGCCGACAAGGATTCCAAGGCGGAAAACACCGGTGACGGTAAGAAGTCTAAATTTAAAGCTTTAGCGATTGCTGATGATAAGGATACAGCCAAAGAACTAGAGAAGGAAATTGAGATGGAGATGCGAGATAGGAAGGATAAGGATAGGGATAGGGATAGGGATAAGAGGGACAGAGATAGAGATAGGGATAGGGATAGAGATAGGGACAGAGATAGGAGTAGGCATAGAGATAGATataaggaggaggaggaggaggaggatagGAGGGATTATGGCATTCGAGGAACCCGGGATAATGAGGATGACAGGGATTTTAGGAATAGGGGCAGAAACAGGGACCGGGATAATGTGGAACGTGATGAAGACGGGGGGAGGAGTAATGGGAAGTATAGGGATAATGAGCCTGAATTGTATAAGGTATACAAGGGGAGGGTTTCAAGAGTGATGGATTCGGGTTGTTTCGTAGAGTTGAATGAGTTAAGGGGAAAGGAGGGTTTGGTTCATGTTTCCCAGATGGCTAGTAGAAGGATTCCCAATGCTAAAGATGTTGTGAAACGGGATCAGGAGGTTTATGTGAAGGTAATTTCGATTTCAGGTCAGAAGTTGAGTTTGTCTATGAGAGATGTTGATCAGAATACTGGTAGGGATTTGCTGCCATTGAAGAAGAGTTCAGATGATGATTCCTTTAGAACCAATCCTTCAGGGGGGAAAGAAGGGCCCGTGACAAGAACTGGTCTTTCAGGGATTAGGATTCTAGAGGATGAGGATGCTGCCCCATCGCGTAGGCCTTTGAAGAGAATGAGTTCACCGGAGAGGTGGGAAGCCAAACAGTTGATTGCTTCTGGTGTTTTGAGACTAGACGAGTATCCAATGTATGACGAGGACGGAGATGGAATGCTTTATCAAGAAGAGGGTGCCGAGGAAGAGTTGGAGATTGAGATGAATGAGGATGAACCTGCCTTTTTACAAGGGCAGACTAGGTACTCTGTCGATATGTCACcagtaaaaatatttaaaaatccaGAAGGGTCCTTGAGTCGAGCCGCTGCTCTCCAGTCTGCACTTATTAAGGAACGGAGAGAAGTACGAGAGCAGCAGCAGAGGACAATGCTGGATTCAATTCCAAAGGATCTTAATCGTCCTTGGGAAGACCCAATGCCAGAGACTGGTGAGAGGCATCTTGCGCAGGAGCTTAGAGGTGTTGGATTGTCAGCATATGATATGCCTGAATGGAAGAAGGATGCTTATGGAAAAGCTTTGACTTTTGGACAGAGGTCTAAACTTTCAATTCAAGAGCAGAGGCAGAGCCTTCCCATTTATTAACTGAAAAAAGAACTCATTCAAGCTGTGCATGACAATCAGGTACTGGTGGTCATTGGTGAGACTGGTTCAGGTAAGACTACACAGGTAACCCAGTACCTTGCTGAGGCTGGGTACACTACAAGGGGTAAGATCGGATGTACTCAACCTCTTAGGGTGGCTGCAATGTCTGTGGCTAAGAGGGTAGCTGAGGAATTTGGTTGTCGGTTAGGGGAGGAAGTTGGTTATGCTATTCGCTTTGAAGATTGTACTGGACCAGATACTGTCATCAAGTACATGACTGACGGCATGCTTCTAAGGGAGATTCTGATTGATGAGAATCTTTCTCAATACTCGGTCATTATGCTTGATGAAGCACATGAGCGTACAATTCATACTGATGTCCTTTTTGGGTTATTGAAGCAGCTTGTGAAACGGAGGCCTGATCTTCGTCTGATTGTTACATCTGCTACACTGGATGCGGAGAAGTTTTCAGGGTATTTCTTCAACTGTAATATTTTCACAATTCCTGGGAGGACGTTTCCTGTGGAGATACTCTATACGAAACAGCCTGAGAGTGACTACCTAGATGCTGCCTTGATAACAGTCCTACAGATACACTTGACTGAACCTGAAGGTGACATTCTCCTCTTCTTGACTGGTCAGGAGGAAATTGATTTTGCATGCCAGTCTCTTTACGAGAGGATGAAAGGGCTAGGTAAAAATGTTCCAGAGTTGATTATTTTACCAGTTTATAGTGCCCTTCCTAGTGAAATGCAGTCTAGGATTTTCGATCCAGCACCTCCAGGGAAAAGGAAGGTGGTGGTGGCAACCAATATTGCTGAGGCTTCTTTAACTATAGATGGAATATTCTATGTGGTTGATCCTGGTTTTGCaaaacaaaatgtttataatcCAAAGCAAGGGCTTGATTCCCTAATCATAACACCAATCTCACAAGCATCAGCAAAGCAACGTGCTGGGCGTGCTGGACGTACTGGACCTGGAAAATGCTACCGCTTATACACTGAAAGTGCATATCGAAATGAGATGTCACCTACCACAATTCCTGAAATCCAGAGGATTAATCTTGGCATGATAACACTACAAATGAAGGCCATGGGCATAAATGATCTCCTTTCTTTTGATTTTATGGATCCCCCTCCACCCCAAGCTCTCATTTCTGCCATGGAGCAATTATACAGTCTAGGGGCTCTTGATGAGGAGGGACTTTTGACTAAATTGGGTAGAAAAATGGCAGAATTTCCTCTTGATCCTCCACTATCCAAGATGTTACTGGCCAGCGTGGACCTCGGGTGTAGTGATGAGATATTGACAATTATTGCAATGATCCAAACAGGTAATATCTTCTACAGGCCAAGGGAAAAGCAAGCTCAGGCTGATCAGAAGAGGGCCAAGTTTTTCCAGCCTGAAGGAGATCATTTGACTGTACTTGCTGTATATGAAGCTTGGAAAGCAAAGAACTTTTCAGGACCTtggtgttttgaaaattttgttcagtCTAGATCCTTGAGGAGGGCACAGGATGTCAGAAAACAGCTTCTCAGCATCATGGATAA GTACAAATTGGATGTAGTGTGCGCCGGAAAGAACTTTACAAAGATCAGGAAAGCTATCACGGCAGGGTTCTTTTTCCATGCTGCTAGGAAAGACCCGCAGGAAGGATATAGAACACTGGTGGAGAACCAGCCTGTTTATATACACCCAAGCAGCGCCCTGTTTCAGAGACAACCGGACTGGGTGATCTACCATGAGCTGGTAATGACTACAAAGGAGTACATGCGAGAGGTAACAGTGGTAGATCCCAAGTGGCTGGTTGAACTGGCTCCCAGGTTCTTTAAAGTAGCAGATCCCACGAAAATGAGCAAGCGGAAGCGTCAAGAACGAATTGAACCACTTTATGATAGATATCATGAACCTAATTCTTGGCGGCTTAGTAAACGACGAGCTTGA
- the LOC107925054 gene encoding berberine bridge enzyme-like 21, translated as MLITTHRLQTMTPPLSTPSLLPLLLVAFNICFSLAASNSIYESFVQCLKTRSNSSDNISDIVYSHSNATYETVLEQYIRNARFNTSSTPKPVIIITPLTESHVSAAVICSNNIGFQLRIRSGGHDFEGVSYVSDQPFFILDMFNLRSISINMADQSVWVQSGATLGELYYRIWEKSRVYGFPAGVCPTVGVGGHISGAGYGNMVRKYGLSVDYVVDAKIVDVNGNILDRKAMGEDLFWAIRGGGGASFGVILAFNIKLVEVPEMVTVFKLERTLEQNATDVVYKWQSVAPTTDDNLFMRMLVQPVTLNKQKTIKISIMALYLGDVNSVVPLLAEDFPELGLVTEDCFEMSWIESALWWASFGKGTSPTVLLDRESYHVKFMKRKSDYVKTPISKDGLQWLWKKMIELEEPGLVFNPYGGKMNEIKETETPFPHRAGNLFKIQYSINWKDMGIEADKRSRNLVNRLHSYMTSFVSKNPRSAYLNYRDLDIGITKNWSYQEGKVYGESYFNGNFERLVDVKTAVDPPNFFRNEQSIPPRTIKAWNEKNEGSIPPSTSKAWNKSKPYVMIILFMAIGII; from the coding sequence ATGTTAATCACAACGCACCGACTACAAACAATGACGCCGCCATTGTCAACACCATCGCTTCTTCCTCTCTTACTTGTAGCTttcaacatttgcttttccctgGCAGCATCCAATTCCATTTATGAATCCTTTGTTCAATGCCTGAAAACCCGTTCTAACTCATCGGATAATATCTCCGACATTGTTTACTCTCACTCCAATGCTACATATGAAACCGTTTTGGAACAATATATTCGTAATGCTCGTTTCAACACTTCTTCAACGCCAAAGCCTGTGATCATCATTACACCTTTGACGGAATCCCATGTCTCGGCTGCCGTAATATGTTCCAACAATATTGGGTTTCAGCTTAGGATTCGGAGTGGCGGCCATGACTTCGAGGGGGTCTCTTATGTGTCTGACCAACCCTTTTTCATCCTCGACATGTTTAATCTTCGTTCAATATCGATTAACATGGCGGATCAATCAGTTTGGGTTCAGTCAGGTGCAACGCTTGGGGAACTTTACTATAGGATTTGGGAAAAGAGTAGAGTTTATGGATTCCCTGCTGGTGTTTGCCCCACTGTGGGTGTTGGTGGTCATATCAGCGGTGCTGGTTATGGTAACATGGTGAGAAAATATGGTCTCTCAGTGGACTATGTGGTGGATGCCAAGATAGTTGATGTTAATGGCAATATCCTTGATAGAAAAGCTATGGGAGAGGATCTCTTTTGGGCTATCAGAGGTGGCGGAGGAGCTAGTTTCGGGGTGATTCTAGCTTTCAACATCAAGCTTGTTGAAGTCCCCGAAATGGTGACGGTTTTCAAGCTCGAAAGAACCTTGGAACAAAACGCTACAGATGTTGTTTACAAATGGCAATCCGTTGCTCCCACAACAGATGACAATCTGTTCATGAGGATGCTGGTGCAGCCAGTTACATTAAACAAGCAAAAGACGATCAAGATTTCAATCATGGCATTGTATTTAGGGGATGTCAATAGTGTTGTTCCTTTGTTGGCTGAGGATTTCCCTGAATTGGGTCTTGTAACAGAGGATTGCTTTGAGATGAGTTGGATTGAATCAGCTCTATGGTGGGCTAGTTTTGGCAAAGGAACTTCACCTACTGTGTTGCTTGATAGAGAATCTTACCATGTGAAGTTCATGAAGAGGAAATCTGATTATGTGAAGACCCCAATATCAAAAGATGGGCTGCAATGGCTTTGGAAGAAGATGATTGAATTGGAGGAGCCAGGGTTGGTTTTCAATCCATATGGtggaaaaatgaatgaaataaagGAAACAGAGACACCATTCCCACATAGAGCAGGGAATTTGTTCAAGATACAGTATTCAATAAACTGGAAGGATATGGGAATTGAGGCTGACAAAAGGAGCAGAAACCTGGTGAATAGGCTTCACAGTTACATGACTAGCTTTGTCTCTAAAAACCCAAGGAGTGCTTATTTGAACTATAGGGACCTTGATATTGGCATCACCAAGAATTGGAGCTATCAAGAAGGTAAAGTTTATGGAGAGAGTTACTTCAATGGAAATTTTGAGAGATTGGTGGATGTGAAGACAGCAGTGGATCCCCCTAATTTCTTTAGGAATGAACAGAGCATCCCTCCTCGTACGATCAAGGCATGGAACGAAAAAAATGAAGGGAGCATTCCACCTAGTACAAGCAAGGCATGGAACAAATCAAAACCTTATGTTATGATCATATTATTCATGGCCATAGGTATCATATAA